Below is a window of Streptomyces sp. NBC_00223 DNA.
GCTTCCCGCGGTGGGTGGGTCAGGTCGAGCGCGAGCACGAGTGGCTGCCTCGGCTGGCCCCGCACCTGCCGCTGCCGATCCCGGTCCCCCTGGCCAAGGGCGAGCCGGGGGAGGGGTACCCGTACCCGTGGTCGGTCTACCGCTGGATCGACGGAACACCCGGTACGGCGGACGGTTTCACCGATGACGTGCGGACCGCGCGGGATCTCGCCGAGTTCGTCCGCGCCCTCCAGCGGATCGACCCGGCCGGCGGGCCCGCGCCGCAGTGGAGCAACGCGTTCCGCGGCGTGCCGCTCGGGGACGAACGCGACTCGATCGCCACCGAGGCGCGGGTCCGGCCGAAGATCGCGGATCTCTCCGGGCTGATCGACACCGGGGCCGTGACGGCGGCCTGGGAGGCGGCGCTCGCGGCTCCCCCGTGGGCCGGGGACCCGGTGTGGGTCCACGGCGACCTCGCGCCGGCGAACATGCTGACGAGGGAGGGCCGGCTGAGCGCGGTCATCGACTTCGGCACGGTCGCGGTGGGGGACCCGGCGGTGGACCTGCTCCCGGCGTGGGGCCTGCTGGACGCGCCCGGCCGGGAGGTCTTCCGTTCCGCCCTCGGGGTGGACGACGCGACGTGGGCGAGGGGCCGCGGCTGGGCCCTGGCCTCTGCCCTCCCGGCACCGTCGGACCCGTACTTCCATGACCACCCCGAACGAATCGCCCTGGCCCTGCGCCGACTCGCCGCGATCGTGGCGGACACCACGGAACGCTGACCTACACGTCCGCATCCCGCCGGCCCGGCCGGGCTCGCGTTATGGGCGTCATGGCGAGGGGAGGGTGGGGACGGGCCAGGCGAAGCGGCGGACCAGGGGCAAGTGCTGCCGCAGGGCGGCGACGGTGAGCGTTCCGACGTCCGGCACCCCCGTGAGTCCCGCCAGGAAGCCGTCGACCCTTGCCGGATCGGCCTGCCCGCGCACCGCTGTCTCCAGCCACTCGCGTATCGGCGTGGCCTCCTCCGCCGCGGCCAGAGCGGCGGGGACGACGGTCGGGAAGCCGACGACCAGCGCGGTCACCACCATGAGTGCGGGGTCGTGGGGCGCGGCCTCCCCCACGGACCTGGCCTTCATCACCCGGTACAGATTGAGGAACCGCTTGGCCCGCTGCGGCGAGCTGCCGACCAGCGGGGCGACCACTTCGAGCAGCCGCAGGTCCTCGGGCGTGAGGGCGAGGGACGCGGCCGCGAGGGTGACCTCCGCGAAGCCTCGGAAGTCGGCCTGCGCCGGGGCCGCGACGGCACCCCGAGCCGCGTCGGACGACGGCGACACAGCGGCGGCGGGGCCGACAGACGCGGGCTCCGCCGCCGCTGTGTCGTCCGGCTGACCCGCGAGCGCCGTCTGCCGGAGCAGTTCGACCGAGCTCTCCCGGGTCATCGCGGGCAGGGTGTAGCTGAGCTGGAAGATCTTGTCGAGGTAGTCCGCGGGGTCGGCGTGGCCGCCGGGGCCGCCCTGCGGATCGGCGCCCCCCTGCGGGTCGGTCCCGCTCAGCAGCAGCGGATGCTGATGGAGCAGCGAACGGCTCAGCCACCGCGAGTCGACCCCCACGACGACCACGAACAGCGGCAGCGCCAGCAGCAGATGGACCGCCTCCAGCACGGTCGCCACCACCTTCGGCGGACAGCGGTCCAGGTCGTCGATGTACAGGACGATACGGTCGATGCCCCCACCGTCCTCGGCGGCCGCTTTACGGAGGAAGCTCTCCAGGTCCCGCAGATCGCGGTGGGCCAGCGCGACCACGCCGAGATAGCGGCCGTAGTCCGCGCTGGCGACCCGGTCGGCGAGATAGCGCTCCAGCAGCCGTTCCCCGGTGAGCCGGGCGAGGGCGTCCCGCGCGGCCCGTTCCCGCTCCCTGGCCCGGGTCAACGCTTCGCGGGCTGAAGCGAGTTCGGCCGTCGCGAGGTCGAGGCGTTCCTGCGCGGCGCCGGCCTCCCGTTCCTGGGCGGCCGACAATTCGGCCAGCCGCGCGTCGAGTTGCCGTTGCAGCGCGGTGGCCGGGCCGAGCAGCGTACGGGCGAGGCCGGTCTGTCGGCGTACCCAGGCCACCGCACCCGAGCACAGGCCCACCGCCTGCGCGCCCGCGGCCGTCGCGGCGGCGGCCCAGCCCGTGGACCAGTCGATCAGCGCGCTCGCGAGGAAACCGCCGGTCGTGAGCACGGCCGCGGTGCCGAGCCCGAGGAAGAGCGGTGTCCGGTACCACGGCCCGGCCGTGGACAAGCGGCGTGTGCTGTCGGCCAGTTCACGGGTCTCCGTGACCGCCGCGGCCACCTCCTGGGCGCCCGCGCCGACGGGGGCTAGGCCCACGGCCCGGGACGCCTCGTTGAAGGCGGCCAGCGCCGGCCCGTCCACCCGCAGGCCGGACAGCAGGTCCCGTGCCCGCAGACCGGCCGCGGCCTCCCGCGCCTCGCGGTGCTCGTCGCTGATCCTTACGACCGCCAACCGGGCCTCTTCGGCGAGGTGTTCGGCGGTGCGTGTGTCCGCCACGGCCGCCGCCCTGGTCTCCTGGATGCCGTGGATCTGCTCCATCGCCTCTTCGAGCAGCTGCTCGGGCGCGTCGGCGTGGCCGTTGAGCGAGTCGAAGATGTGGTGGATGAGGCTGGCCCACAGATTGGCCTCGGCGTAGTGCCAGGCGTTGAACCACACGCTGACCACCCGGCGGCAGAAGGCCGGCTCCAGGGGCTCCCCGGCCGGGCCGTACCGGTGGACGACCGTCCCCGAGGTGAGCCGGCGGATGTCGCTCTCCAGCCGGCGCATGAAGAAGGTCTTGCCGCTGCCCCAGTCGCCGAACAGGCCCAGCGCGAGCGGCGGTTGCAGCGCCCGCGAGGAGATCAGCACGGCCAGGGCGAGCGTGTCCTCGGATATTCCCAGCAGATCCGGCCCGGTCGAGACCTCACCGGCGAACCCCGGCACGGTCCACTGCGGCACGCGGGGGCGCCGGATGGGTGGGGGCGCGGCCCGATCGGACGGCGGGCCTTCGTGGGCGATGTTCCTGGCGAAGGCCAGCTCCATCGATGTGCCACCCGTGTCGAACGTGACGGCCGAATTCTCGTGGGACGCCTCGGGGTCTCGGAGGTTGCGGCGGAGCGTCCCGTCGAAGACGAAATACCCCGGAGCATCGGCCCGGCCCTCGCGCAGCAGGGAGACAAGTCCGCCGGTGAGGACAGGGAACTCCGCCCCGACCGGAGCGATGGTCCAATAGTCCTCCGACGTCGTCGTGAGACCGAGCGTCGAACTGAGCCGGCCCCTGCCGGTGACTGCCTCGGCCCAGTCGCTCTCGATGAACGCCCGTCGGCCGTATGCGCAGTCGAGAATCACGGCCTTGTAGCGGGCCCGGCTCCTGGCCAGGATGTTCACGACGGAACGCCACGGGACCAGCCCGTCGGCGGAGCCGGTCCCGGGACCGGCCGACCGTGTGGCCAGCCGCAGTTCGTCCTCGACGCGGATGCCGTGGCCCGCGTAGTAGACGATCAGGGTGTCGGTGGCCCTGGCCGACGCGTCGGTGATGGCGTTGAGCACGGCGGTGTCGTCCGGGTCGATGAGCAGCGATCCCGTCCGGTCGGCATGGAACAGCGCGACCGGCGAGTCGGTCAGCAGCCCGTGCAGGGCGACGGCGCCCCGGCGTACCGAGGGCAGCTCGGGAAGCGAGGGGTCGTCGGTGAGGCCCGCGCCGATCACCACAAGCCGTGACGCGTCCGGATCAGGTATGTGCATCGTCACTCCCCCCGGCCGGGGCAGCCAGGACCCGGCACCCACGTGCCCGCCGCGACAGCCGCCAGCGGCTCGTACGAACCAGCCCCATGAGGGGGCACACGTAAGTGGTGGCGGCCCCCGGGGGGGGTGGGGGGCCGCCACGCACCCCCTACGTTACGCGTGCGGAGGCGCGTACGTGGCGAACGTGGCCCACTCGGCGGGGCGGAATTCCGGATTGCCGCTCCGACCCGCCCTCGCGGCGGCGGCGGGAGCGGCGCTAGGTTGGTCGGATGGTGAGCGAAGTACTGCGTTATGTCGCGTTCAGCACCGATCCGGAAGGCGGCAATCCGGCGGGCGTGGTGCTCGACGCCACAGGCGCCGACGAAACCGTGATGTCGGCCACAGCGGCCGAAGTGGGCTACTCCGAAACGGCGTTCGCGGCGCCGCGGGCCGACGGCGATCTGGACCTGCGGTATTTCAGCCCGCGGGCCGAGGTGCCCTTCTGCGGCCACGCGACCATTGCGACGGCGGTCGCGTACGCCGAGCGGCACGGCGTGGGCGAGCTGACCTTCCACACCCAGGCCGGCCCGGTCGCGGTGTCGACCAGCGCGGCCGAGGACGGCTCTGTGACGGCCACGCTGGTGAGCGTGCCGCCCCGCTCGGTGCCGCTCGCGGACGCCGACCTGGCGGAACTCCTCGCCGCGCTGCGCTGGTCGGCCGACGATCTGGACCCGGCGCTGCCCCCGAGGGCCGCCTACGCCGGGGCCTGGCACCCGGTGATCGCCGCCGCGAGCCGGGCCCGGCTCGCCGACCTGGACTACGGCATGGACGCGCTGGCCGACCTCATGCGGCGGCGCGACTGGACCACGATCGACCTGGTGTGGCGGGAGTCGGCGTCGGTCTTCCACGTCCGCAACCCCTTCCCGCCCGGCGGCGTCGTGGAGGACCCCGCCACGGGCGCGGCCGCCGCGGCACTGGGCGGCTACCTGCGCGAACTCGGCATGGTCTCGCCGCCCGCGACGGTCACCGTACGCCAGGGCGACGACATGGGCCGTCCGAGCGTCATCACGGTGACGATCCCGGCCGGGGCGGACAGCGGCATCGCGGTCACCGGGACGGCCGTACCGCTCTGAGACCAGCCGGGGACGTGCACGGCGTCACGCGGAGACCGGGTCCGGCGGAGCCCCGTAACGGGCCACGCAGTGCCACACCCGCTTGAGCGCCTGCTCGTAGTGGCGCCCGGTACGGGCCGCGTCGCCGATCACCCGCGGGTCGAGGTGCCCGTCGACTGCGATCTCCGCTCCCAACGCGACGAACTCCGGCCCCCGGTACTCCGGATGGCGCCGCAACTCCTCCACGGACAGCCGGAATCCGGGATGCCACTCCACCGGGCAGCCGAGGCGCCGGGCGTCGGCCTCCACCTCCGTACCGCGATAGCCGGGGTCGAGGACCAGGGCCTCCACATGGTGGCGGTCGACGGCGACCGGCCCGTGCACCTGCGCCTCGATGTAGTCGTCGAGGGCGTCCTTGCCGTCGGCCAGGGCGAGTTCGATCAGGGACATCGCGGCCGCGACGCCGAAGTCCGACGGCTCGAAGAAGCTGTCGGGGTAGCAGAAGGTGGCCCGGGGAAGTACGGCGGCGGTCAGCCGGAAGTGCGCGGAGCCGAAGCGCGGCGCGCCACCGGTCGGCCTGCCCCGGAAGTTCAGCGCGCCGTACACCGGTCGGGCGTGGGCGGGCGCGTCGTCGTAGGCACCGGCGAAGATCCGGCTCTCCCACGCCCAGCGGTCGCCGCCGGGGTGGGCGGTGAGCCCGCCGTTGCTCGTTCCCGTGACGAACTGCGAGTGGTACGTGCCGTCCTCGGCCAGCGCGCGCAGGACCGTCCTGCCGCCCGCCGTACGGTCCGGGTGGAAGTTCAGCGTCACCCGCAGCCGAGGGTCGAGCGGGCCGCCGGCCGACAGGCTCCCGACATGCCGCAGCGCCCGGTCGGCGTACGGGGACGGCGAGGCGTACGGGGACCGCGAGGCGTACGGCGAGGTGTACGGCACCTGCTCGGCGTGGGGTGACCGGGCGGCGGACGGCGTCAGGTGCGGCACCTGCTCGGCCCGTACCGGCCTTTTGGCGTACGGCAGTTGATCAGCGTGCGGTGGCCGCCCGGCGCGCGGTGCCCGCTGCGGGTACGCCTCCTGCCCCTCACCGCTCATCCCCGCAGTCTGCCGTCCGTACCCACCGCGGGTCGCGGGGATTTCGGCGCCCGGCCGCGGTCGGCGAGCGCCCGTCACCGAGCGTGCGTCAGGGCGTCGCAAGTCCCCGAATCGGCTTCTGTGCGCGAAGTGTTGACCTCTCGCAGAGCAGGGCCTAGGTTTCCCGCAACTTGCGGATGGTGTCTCGAAAGTTTCGAAACGATCCCTCCGCTCCCCCCACTGAAGGGACAGTTCATGATCAAGGTGACTCGCGCCGCCACCGTGGGCGCGGCGGCCACAGCGCTGATCGTCTCCGCCTTCGTCGTGCCGTCCGCGATCGCCGGTACGCCGCACGGGAGCGGCCACGCGGGGCACGGGAACGCCCTGCCCGGCGCCGCTCCGCACGGGAAGGCGAAGCCGGGCAGCCAGAGCCTGGGCGCGCTCGCCAAGAAGGCCGGCATCCGGTTCGGGACCGCGGTGAACTCCGACGCGCTCGCCGCCGAGCCCGCCTACACGGCCAAGGTCGCCGACGAGTTCAGCTCGGTGACGCCCGAGAACGTGATGAAGTGGGACACGATCGAGCCTTCCCAAGGCACCTTCAAGTTCACCCAGGCCGACGCCCTGGTGAAGTTCGCCAAGGCGCACGGACAGCTCGTCCGCGGCCACAACCTGGTCTGGCACAGCCAGTTGCCCTCCTGGGTCAGCGACGGCAACTACAGCTCGGCCCAGTTGAAGGACATCCTGCACAAGCACATCAACGCCGAGGTCTCGCACTTCAAGGGCCAGATCTGGCAGTGGGACGTGGTGAACGAGGCGTTCAACGACGACGGGACGCTGCGCGACGACATCTGGCTGCAGAAGCTCGGCCCGGACTACATCGCCGACGCCTTCCGCTGGGCCCACGAGGCCGACCCCAAGGCGAAGCTGTACATCAACGACTACAACATCGAGGGCGTCAACGCGAAGAGCACCGCCCTCTACAACCTGGTCGCCAAGCTGCGCAAGCAGGGCGTGCCGATCCAGGGCGTGGGCATCCAGGGCCACTTGGACGTGCAGTACCCGGCGCCGCACGACATCGCCGACAACATGGCCAGGTTCGACAAGCTGGGCGTCGAGACGGCGATCACCGAGGCCGACGTCCGCATCCCGCTGCCCGCCGACAACACCGAGGTCGAGGCGCAGAACGAGGCGTACCAGGTGCTGCTGGAAGGGTGCCTGCTCACCGCGCACTGCACCGACTTCACGGTGTGGGGCTTCACCGACAAGTACTCGTGGGTACCGGGCGTCTTCACGGGCGAGGGACAGGCGAACATCTTCGACGAGAACTACCAGCCCAAGACCGCGTACACCGCGCTCAGCCAGGACCTGAAGCTGGCCGGTCGCTGATTGTACGCCTGCTGACCGTACGGGCTCCTTGGCCCGGTCGTACGGTCCCGGTGGTCAGTCCGGGGCGCGGGACAGGATCAGGCGGGTCAGGGAGACCCGGGAACGCACGCCGAGTTTGCGGTAGGCGCGGGTGAGAGCGGCCTCCACCGTCTTGACGCTCACGGTCAGGGTGGAGGCCGTCTCCTGGTTGGTGGCGCCCTGCGCGACCAGGAGGGCGACCCGGCGTTCGGTGGTGCTGAGCGCGGCCAGATCCGTACCCGCGGGGACGGGCGCGTTCACCTCCAGCCGGTCCAACTCGGCCGTGGCCAGGGCGAGCCACGGCCGCGCGCCGATCCTTGTGAAGAGCCGGGCCGCCTGGGCGAGCGCCGTACGGGCCGCCCGGTGGTCGCCGCGCCGGGCGTGCACCCGGCCGAGTGCCAGCCGGGTCCGGCCCTCCTCCAGCCGGTACGGCAGCTCCGTCAGCCGTTCCACCGCGCGGGCGAGCCGGTGCGCGGCCGCCTCCGGGTCGCCGCGCTCCTCGGTGACCAGGGCCG
It encodes the following:
- a CDS encoding aminoglycoside phosphotransferase family protein, whose product is MSDAGTNGPPPIDEALVRRLLAAQFPQWAELPISLVPLPGVDNATFRLGGAMSVRLPRFPRWVGQVEREHEWLPRLAPHLPLPIPVPLAKGEPGEGYPYPWSVYRWIDGTPGTADGFTDDVRTARDLAEFVRALQRIDPAGGPAPQWSNAFRGVPLGDERDSIATEARVRPKIADLSGLIDTGAVTAAWEAALAAPPWAGDPVWVHGDLAPANMLTREGRLSAVIDFGTVAVGDPAVDLLPAWGLLDAPGREVFRSALGVDDATWARGRGWALASALPAPSDPYFHDHPERIALALRRLAAIVADTTER
- a CDS encoding P-loop NTPase fold protein, which codes for MHIPDPDASRLVVIGAGLTDDPSLPELPSVRRGAVALHGLLTDSPVALFHADRTGSLLIDPDDTAVLNAITDASARATDTLIVYYAGHGIRVEDELRLATRSAGPGTGSADGLVPWRSVVNILARSRARYKAVILDCAYGRRAFIESDWAEAVTGRGRLSSTLGLTTTSEDYWTIAPVGAEFPVLTGGLVSLLREGRADAPGYFVFDGTLRRNLRDPEASHENSAVTFDTGGTSMELAFARNIAHEGPPSDRAAPPPIRRPRVPQWTVPGFAGEVSTGPDLLGISEDTLALAVLISSRALQPPLALGLFGDWGSGKTFFMRRLESDIRRLTSGTVVHRYGPAGEPLEPAFCRRVVSVWFNAWHYAEANLWASLIHHIFDSLNGHADAPEQLLEEAMEQIHGIQETRAAAVADTRTAEHLAEEARLAVVRISDEHREAREAAAGLRARDLLSGLRVDGPALAAFNEASRAVGLAPVGAGAQEVAAAVTETRELADSTRRLSTAGPWYRTPLFLGLGTAAVLTTGGFLASALIDWSTGWAAAATAAGAQAVGLCSGAVAWVRRQTGLARTLLGPATALQRQLDARLAELSAAQEREAGAAQERLDLATAELASAREALTRARERERAARDALARLTGERLLERYLADRVASADYGRYLGVVALAHRDLRDLESFLRKAAAEDGGGIDRIVLYIDDLDRCPPKVVATVLEAVHLLLALPLFVVVVGVDSRWLSRSLLHQHPLLLSGTDPQGGADPQGGPGGHADPADYLDKIFQLSYTLPAMTRESSVELLRQTALAGQPDDTAAAEPASVGPAAAVSPSSDAARGAVAAPAQADFRGFAEVTLAAASLALTPEDLRLLEVVAPLVGSSPQRAKRFLNLYRVMKARSVGEAAPHDPALMVVTALVVGFPTVVPAALAAAEEATPIREWLETAVRGQADPARVDGFLAGLTGVPDVGTLTVAALRQHLPLVRRFAWPVPTLPSP
- a CDS encoding PhzF family phenazine biosynthesis protein, with product MVSEVLRYVAFSTDPEGGNPAGVVLDATGADETVMSATAAEVGYSETAFAAPRADGDLDLRYFSPRAEVPFCGHATIATAVAYAERHGVGELTFHTQAGPVAVSTSAAEDGSVTATLVSVPPRSVPLADADLAELLAALRWSADDLDPALPPRAAYAGAWHPVIAAASRARLADLDYGMDALADLMRRRDWTTIDLVWRESASVFHVRNPFPPGGVVEDPATGAAAAALGGYLRELGMVSPPATVTVRQGDDMGRPSVITVTIPAGADSGIAVTGTAVPL
- a CDS encoding DUF3626 domain-containing protein, whose protein sequence is MSGEGQEAYPQRAPRAGRPPHADQLPYAKRPVRAEQVPHLTPSAARSPHAEQVPYTSPYASRSPYASPSPYADRALRHVGSLSAGGPLDPRLRVTLNFHPDRTAGGRTVLRALAEDGTYHSQFVTGTSNGGLTAHPGGDRWAWESRIFAGAYDDAPAHARPVYGALNFRGRPTGGAPRFGSAHFRLTAAVLPRATFCYPDSFFEPSDFGVAAAMSLIELALADGKDALDDYIEAQVHGPVAVDRHHVEALVLDPGYRGTEVEADARRLGCPVEWHPGFRLSVEELRRHPEYRGPEFVALGAEIAVDGHLDPRVIGDAARTGRHYEQALKRVWHCVARYGAPPDPVSA
- a CDS encoding endo-1,4-beta-xylanase — protein: MIKVTRAATVGAAATALIVSAFVVPSAIAGTPHGSGHAGHGNALPGAAPHGKAKPGSQSLGALAKKAGIRFGTAVNSDALAAEPAYTAKVADEFSSVTPENVMKWDTIEPSQGTFKFTQADALVKFAKAHGQLVRGHNLVWHSQLPSWVSDGNYSSAQLKDILHKHINAEVSHFKGQIWQWDVVNEAFNDDGTLRDDIWLQKLGPDYIADAFRWAHEADPKAKLYINDYNIEGVNAKSTALYNLVAKLRKQGVPIQGVGIQGHLDVQYPAPHDIADNMARFDKLGVETAITEADVRIPLPADNTEVEAQNEAYQVLLEGCLLTAHCTDFTVWGFTDKYSWVPGVFTGEGQANIFDENYQPKTAYTALSQDLKLAGR